From Lolium perenne isolate Kyuss_39 chromosome 5, Kyuss_2.0, whole genome shotgun sequence, a single genomic window includes:
- the LOC127300183 gene encoding protein transport protein Sec61 subunit beta produces MARTSSQSQSSVGGGAGASRPATVGPRGTAAATAGMRRRPGRTSSSSGVGGGFSGGGSNMLRFYTDEAPGLRLSPTMVLVMSVCFIGFVTALHVFGKLYRSRTAASSASA; encoded by the coding sequence ATGGCCCGCACCTCCTCGCAGTCGCAGTCCTCcgtcggcggcggcgccggcgcctcCCGCCCGGCCACCGTCGGGCCCCGCGGCACGGCCGCCGCGACGGCCGGCATGCGCCGCCGCCCAGGCCGCACCTCCTCCTCGTCCGGCGTGGGCGGCGGCTTCTCCGGCGGAGGGAGCAACATGCTGCGCTTCTACACCGACGAGGCCCCCGGCCTGCGCCTCTCCCCCACCATGGTGCTCGTCATGTCCGTCTGCTTCATCGGCTTCGTCACCGCGCTCCACGTCTTCGGCAAGCTCTACCGCTCCcgcaccgccgcctcctccgcctccgcctgA
- the LOC127304851 gene encoding uncharacterized protein translates to MFFFSVSNLFARQLQTTSVSPVHRPPCRPRVEHTARTGEITTASLPSSRKKQSSSQPPPTSHSLSRLNFLAAKKDQTPQHLASASPLQQLPAGPPPRLPLRLPLAAMPPEPQRDAEMAAKYGISLEVLREELPRPLQSAPDGQIIFGDPLRVRVATAHKLQEAVDLILETAASFGDTPPRPPSATDCYVVPYSPPREAPALRQLLDGAPYVTVRNMAVLEAKEEALDQITRRIAAVEELIGMLRNLAARLLLRHQNPAANAKQRLFALKIRYVLCKIRSGDIDTAKSLLAGVPGIEGNAAEFGQERILEVAGDLSELYLEDLDLVEEDEVSDEICRLILAEVSSSHWRDKMQLIDDDPRLLEFIEDTIEELQRRVTLYEEITTEPSLIGASHVDFDEL, encoded by the exons ATGTTCTTCTTCTCCGTCTCAAATTTATTCGCTCGCCAGTTGCAAACAACATCAGTTTCCCCAGTTCACCGTCCGCCATGTCGACCAAGAGTCGAACACACAGCGCGCACTGGCGAGATCACAACCGCCTCCTTGCCATCCTCACGGAAGAAGCAATCAAGCAGCCAGCCTCCCCCTACCTCTCACTCTTTGTCACGCCTCAATTTCTTGGCTGCGAAGAAAGACCAAACCCCGCAACATCTCGCCTCCGCTTCGCCGCTGCAACAACTCCCCGCCGGCCCGCCGCCCCGCCTCCCGCTCCGGCTCCCGCTCGCCGCCATGCCTCCCGAGCCCCAGCGGGACGCGGAGATGGCGGCGAAGTACGGCATCTCGCTGGAGGTCCTCCGCGAGGAGCTCCCCCGCCCGCTGCAGAGCGCCCCCGACGGGCAGATAATATTCGGCGACCCCCTCCGCGTCCGCGTCGCCACCGCCCACAAGCTGCAAGAAGCCGTCGACCTCATTCTGGAAACCGCAGCCTCCTTCGGCGACACTCCTCCTCGGCCTCCTTCCGCCACGGACTGCTACGTCGTGCCCTACTCGCCGCCCAGGGAAGCCCCGGCGCTCCGCCAGCTCCTGGACGGTGCGCCTTACGTCACCGTGCGGAACATGGCCGTTCTGGAGGCCAAGGAGGAGGCCCTGGATCAGATAACCCGGAGGATCGCGGCCGTGGAGGAGCTCATCGGCATGCTCCGGAACCTCGCCGCTCGGCTCTTGCTTCGGCACCAGAACCCCGCCGCCAATGCCAAGCAGCGTCTCTTCGCCCTCAAGATACGCTACGTTCTCTGCAAAATTAGATCCG GTGACATCGACACAGCTAAGAGCTTGCTCGCTGGTGTGCCTGGGATCGAAGGTAATGCTGCTGAATTTGGACAGGAAAGGATACTGGAAGTCGCCGGTGATCTCTCTGAGTTATATCTTGAGGATCTCGATCTAGTGGAAGAGGATGAAGTGTCTGATGAGATATGCAGACTGATCCTTGCTGAGGTCTCTTCGTCGCATTGGCGTGATAAGATGCAGCTGATTGATGACGACCCTCGTCTTCTAGAGTTCATTGAAGATACTATTGAGGAGCTTCAAAGGAGGGTGACTCTCTACGAGGAAATAACcacagagccatcactgataggAGCTTCACATGTTGATTTTGATGAGCTCTGA
- the LOC127303643 gene encoding septin and tuftelin-interacting protein 1 homolog 1-like, with protein sequence MAVLEPSMNQTHTPYPSNLPGSLACTTDAVARMMRRWGYKEGSGLGARGQGIIAPVKPKAQQAGIGYSKKPYNNGLEDMTPQVVQEEWILRLEDRSRAMKLEEDCCQKTLVLLRGMVKQGDTSKETAEALAAIVKSRKVFRGKRGEKRKLGKWKATLPSSVTRYIVEEVIMPTVAAGAREWEPSWDPGCHNWLRPWIPLIGHLPESLYDTVKSKIITDLYDAVSPWKQYLDPIQWDRFARRHVVPRLALLVRELRITPPKQIDPSFRIAMFWSPLVSAQDMVSILEEERFFDRWESAMRHWLQCTARPPLEEALAWCAGWRKLFTPELLEDERVLARLDVGVTMVDLGMQDLRL encoded by the coding sequence ATGGCGGTGTTAGAGCCGAGCATGAACCAAACCCACACACCATATCCATCGAACCTGCCAGGAAGCCTAGCGTGCACCACAGATGCGGTGGCGAGGATGATGCGGAGGTGGGGCTACAAGGAGGGCTCGGGCCTTGGCGCGCGGGGGCAAGGGATCATCGCCCCCGTAAAGCCCAAGGCACAGCAAGCCGGCATCGGCTACAGCAAGAAACCGTACAACAACGGCCTCGAGGACATGACGCCGCAGGTGGTCCAAGAAGAGTGGATACTTCGGCTGGAGGATCGGTCACGAGCCATGAAGCTCGAAGAGGATTGCTGCCAGAAGACTCTCGTGCTGCTGCGTGGCATGGTGAAACAGGGCGACACATCCAAGGAGACAGCGGAAGCGCTGGCCGCGATCGTCAAGTCCCGGAAGGTGTTCCGGGGGAAGCGCGGGGAGAAGCGCAAGCTAGGCAAGTGGAAAGCCACGCTGCCATCCTCCGTCACGCGGTACATCGTCGAGGAGGTGATCATGCCGACGGTGGCGGCGGGCGCGCGAGAGTGGGAGCCGTCGTGGGACCCGGGCTGCCACAACTGGCTACGCCCATGGATCCCGCTCATCGGCCACCTGCCGGAAAGCCTCTACGACACCGTGAAGAGCAAGATAATCACCGACCTCTACGACGCCGTGTCTCCATGGAAGCAGTACCTAGATCCCATCCAATGGGACAGGTTCGCCCGGCGCCACGTCGTGCCCAGGCTAGCATTGCTTGTGCGGGAGCTAAGGATCACGCCGCCCAAGCAGATCGACCCCTCCTTCCGGATCGCGATGTTCTGGTCGCCCCTCGTGAGCGCGCAAGACATGGTGTCGATCCTAGAAGAAGAGCGCTTTTTCGACAGATGGGAAAGCGCCATGCGTCACTGGCTGCAGTGCACCGCGAGGCCACCGCTGGAGGAAGCCCTCGCGTGGTGTGCGGGCTGGAGGAAGCTCTTCACGCCGGAGCTGCTTGAGGATGAACGCGTGCTCGCGCGTCTGGATGTCGGCGTCACTATGGTTGATCTTGGGATGCAAGACCTCAGGCTATAG